TTCAATGTGTACGTTCGGGCTTTTCGGCAGACTCGTCCGGATTCTGTCGAAAAAGACCTCCTCCTTGCTGAAGACCAGGCGCCCCCTGAGATCATGAAGCACGGCTTTTGGAGAGGGGAAAAACAGGTCGGAAGCTTTCAGTTTTTTCGCTGAAATAACCAGTTCCGTGAGTGGAGAGGACCAGTTGCCGACCTGGCCGTTGATGCTGACCGGATATTCTCCCAAACGACCCTTGGCGGTCCATTCCATCCGGTCCTTGAAAAGCTGAATCTGCCCGGAAAATCCATGCAGATCTCCAGCCAGCACGTCCTGGAATCGCAATCCGAAATCCCTCGCGGTCAGCTCCCCCCGAGCCTGGCCGATGTCGAAGCCCGTCCCCGTCAAAGAGCAGGTTCCTGCGACGAGACCGCGGAGGCGGTATTGTTCCATAGAAGGGAAAAGAGTGAGTATTTTCGAGAGATCTGCGCCGGGCAGTCGGCAAGTCAATTGAAAGGGCTGTTTCGAGAAGGGCAGGGGCTTGCTGTTTTCCAACAGCAGCCTTTCGCCGGAAAATTCCAGGATCTCGGAAGAAATCTGGACCTGGCCTTTGGCGATACGCAACCGTTCCGGGGAAATAACAGCTTCCATCTCCAATCGTCCCGGCAGACCGGTAGTTTTGTGGAAGAAAGACCGGCCAAACAGGCTGGCGGCATCGAGATCCGCCCGCAGGCGGGTTTCGAAGACCTTGCCCTGGCCGTTCATGGTCAGAAAGACAGGAATCGGGCCCTGGCCGGAAAGAAAAACCTTCTCTTCTTCCGGCAACAGCTCCCCGATCCTGCCGGCTGGCAAAATCCATGCGATTCCAAAAGTGCTGGCAGCGTCGGCCGCAAAGGGCTTTTCCACCCGACCGGAAAACTGCAGGGGGGAGTCGAGCAGAAACCCGGTTCCTTCACTTACCGTCAGAGTTTCGCCTTCCAGACTCAGTTTCGAGTTAAGTCTTTCTATCGATTGGCCCTGGCCGAGCACCACCCGGCAATCGCTCACCACGATGTCCGCCTGCTGCAGAGGCAACTCCGGCCCCAGCTGACGGAACCGGGAGAGGGGGCCGGCAAACCGGGCACGGGCCATACGCACATAGCCGGTGGGAAACCTTTCGCTCCAGGACTTGTCCATAAAGCCTTGCAGGTGGTCGGGCATGAGCCGCCAGATTTCCTGAAGGGGCAGGTCTTGAGTGTGAAGCGAACCTTCCAGCCAGGGTTCGCCCGGTGTTCGCTGAAAGGTGAAACGACCGTTGAGGTTGATCGCATCGGCCTGCAGAGAGAGGTCGTCAAAGTTGTGGACATCCGCAGCAACGGTCCACCGCCCGGCAAAAGTCCATCTGTCGATGGCCAGAGGGGAGGAATAAAGCCCAGGGAGTTGCAGAGCCAGGTTCTTCCCCAACAGCTCTGCCGCTATCCCCAGCCCCTCTGCGGGTGAACCGGCAATCGTCAGGCGGACATCCATGAGGCCGCGAGCCTCTTCAATCCCCAGGTTTGAGCCGTAACGGGCGGCCAGAGGGCCGGGCTCCAGTCCCCGAACATCCAGTTCCAGGTCGCAATGCCCCCTGGACCAATGCCTCTTTTCCTCCGGGAGGAAAAGGCGGCCTCCGACCTTTACCCGGGCCGTTCGATCCCCTTGGACCACCTCCGCATCAAGACGCAGGTAGCCGCGATTTTCTGAGAAAAGATGGCTTGCCTTGACCTCGACCTGCTGCAAGTCCAGCTGAAAGGGGGCTGCCTGCAGGCTCCGATCCTGGAAGGTGAAATGTCCGTCCCGAATGACGATTGAATCGACCTCTACCGTGGTCAGCACGGTATGGAAAAGGTTCGGATGGATGGAGGTTTCGCCGGTAAAGCCCAGGTTAAGGCGCGGGCTATCGAGGACGATCTGGAGAAAATTCAGGCGGCCGACCAGCATCGGCAGGATTTTCGGTTTGAGATAGAGGTTTTCAACGGTCAACAGCGGGGGCTCCTGATCCTGGCCCGAAATTTCAAGACGGGTGAAGTCGAAGGCCGGACCGAAATGCCAGGACAGTTTGGCCTCGCCTATCGAGACCGGCCTGGAGAGGGCTTCGCTTAAACTGCTCTGCAGGTCCTCCCGGTAGCTGTTGAGATCGAAAGTGATGAGAAATATGCTGCAGCCCAACAGCAGCAGAAAGGTCAGCAGGCCGATAACCGTCAAAAAGGGGTGACGAGCGAACATGGTGGTCCTTTTTTACAGAAACTTTCTTCATTCGGGCGTGGGAAGACCCGCGGCCGTCAGGATCTTCGACAGATGGGACGGCAGGGGGCAGGTCACCTGCTGCCTGTTTTGGGTTATCGGGTCCGGCCAGGCCAGGTGAAAACAGTGCAGAAAGGGGCGAGCCAGATCCGGCAGCTCCGGACCGCCGTAGCGGAGGTCCCCGACCAGGGGATGGCCGGCTTCCGCCATCTGTCGCCGGATCTGATGAGTCCGGCCGCTGATCAGTTCCAGCCGCAGCAGCGTGAGGTCATCGGTTCCGGCCAGGATCAGATAGCGGCTGGTAGCCTCTTTTAATTTACCCTTGGCGGGGATGGAAGAGATCAGAAGGCCCTCGCTGGGAGTATCGGTACCGCGAGCCATTACTCCACTCGTATCCTCGCCCTGAAAACGGCCCTTGGCCAGAGCAAAATACATTTTTTCCATTTTGCCGTCCATCATGACCCTGCCAAGGAGCCCGGCCGCCTTGCGGCCTTTTGCGAACATTACCGGGCCCGAGGTGCCGACGTCAAGACGGTGCACCGGTGAAGCACGGAAAGGATCCCTC
The genomic region above belongs to Syntrophotaleaceae bacterium and contains:
- a CDS encoding AsmA-like C-terminal domain-containing protein, producing the protein MFARHPFLTVIGLLTFLLLLGCSIFLITFDLNSYREDLQSSLSEALSRPVSIGEAKLSWHFGPAFDFTRLEISGQDQEPPLLTVENLYLKPKILPMLVGRLNFLQIVLDSPRLNLGFTGETSIHPNLFHTVLTTVEVDSIVIRDGHFTFQDRSLQAAPFQLDLQQVEVKASHLFSENRGYLRLDAEVVQGDRTARVKVGGRLFLPEEKRHWSRGHCDLELDVRGLEPGPLAARYGSNLGIEEARGLMDVRLTIAGSPAEGLGIAAELLGKNLALQLPGLYSSPLAIDRWTFAGRWTVAADVHNFDDLSLQADAINLNGRFTFQRTPGEPWLEGSLHTQDLPLQEIWRLMPDHLQGFMDKSWSERFPTGYVRMARARFAGPLSRFRQLGPELPLQQADIVVSDCRVVLGQGQSIERLNSKLSLEGETLTVSEGTGFLLDSPLQFSGRVEKPFAADAASTFGIAWILPAGRIGELLPEEEKVFLSGQGPIPVFLTMNGQGKVFETRLRADLDAASLFGRSFFHKTTGLPGRLEMEAVISPERLRIAKGQVQISSEILEFSGERLLLENSKPLPFSKQPFQLTCRLPGADLSKILTLFPSMEQYRLRGLVAGTCSLTGTGFDIGQARGELTARDFGLRFQDVLAGDLHGFSGQIQLFKDRMEWTAKGRLGEYPVSINGQVGNWSSPLTELVISAKKLKASDLFFPSPKAVLHDLRGRLVFSKEEVFFDRIRTSLPKSPNVHIEGRLPFASVPTLNLDITADQADIDEVVALWEGPASGETASSSAQEMKVVVNARVAKGVYGPLRFQNAAGTVTSTAGELRIDPLKFNLDQGRCQGTIVLDEAENGGSLLKISGEGENVEAEDLQNIIFDERNRLLKGSLSGKFFLEGLAGDRFLETSSGTFGITINEGVLYRFAFLSKVFSLLNVGQILTLNLPDMARKGMPFDKLEGTFSLDRGKLTTEDLFITSNAMNMSLVGTADLVEQKLDLKVGVKPFRTVDNILTHIPIAGWLLTGEEKALITAHFEITGNSDDPDVQAIPVTSLSSQVLGIFKRILGLPEKAITDPAGLITGREKVPEGAP
- a CDS encoding RluA family pseudouridine synthase; protein product: MKILLINLEENGLTSLEILQRRIPAAPKSYLAQLLKSGKVLLEQTPASAATVLKSGDRLLLPESKRLKELFLATETMAVDILLETSLALVVLKPAGLAVHGSVGHEGDNLCDRVQALLKRRRDPFRASPVHRLDVGTSGPVMFAKGRKAAGLLGRVMMDGKMEKMYFALAKGRFQGEDTSGVMARGTDTPSEGLLISSIPAKGKLKEATSRYLILAGTDDLTLLRLELISGRTHQIRRQMAEAGHPLVGDLRYGGPELPDLARPFLHCFHLAWPDPITQNRQQVTCPLPSHLSKILTAAGLPTPE